The Fundidesulfovibrio magnetotacticus genome has a window encoding:
- a CDS encoding CgeB family protein — protein sequence MNRPLRVLVVLPLYGGSLPVGRYCRDALASLGHSVEMFDAPAFHGAFSALKTLRVTTERLDYLEHAFLQVVGQAILAKAETFQPDLVLAMAQAPLSRQVLKRLKQAGTPTVMWFVEDHRLFTYWESYARHYDAFAVIQKGDFPEKLAQAGQPNSLYLPLAADPAFHKPLEPTPVERRIYGAEVSFLGAGYPNRRLAFRELMGHGLKIWGSDWDGDEVLAPLVQRGGERVSPEDAVKVFNATAVNLNLHSSVSAKELVSGGDFVNPRTFELAMCGAFQLVDRRELLPELFGPDELATFGSMEELKERLEHFLRAPEERRAWAERARARALRDHTYQARMRTLLAFLEERLEGWPAPRNEESALDALPEAYAGRARELLASLGLSEDVPFKDLVWALRARAGKLDAVETAILFLDEWRKQYGGKKE from the coding sequence ATGAACCGACCCCTGCGCGTGCTCGTGGTCCTGCCGCTCTACGGCGGCTCCCTGCCGGTCGGGCGTTATTGTCGCGACGCCCTGGCCTCCCTGGGCCACAGCGTGGAGATGTTCGACGCGCCGGCGTTCCACGGGGCCTTCTCGGCCCTCAAGACCCTGCGGGTCACCACCGAGCGCCTGGACTACCTGGAGCACGCCTTCCTCCAGGTGGTGGGCCAGGCCATCCTGGCCAAGGCCGAGACCTTCCAGCCCGACCTGGTGCTTGCCATGGCCCAGGCCCCTCTCTCTCGCCAGGTGCTCAAGCGTCTGAAGCAGGCGGGCACGCCCACGGTGATGTGGTTCGTGGAGGACCACCGGCTCTTCACCTACTGGGAGTCCTACGCGCGCCACTACGATGCCTTCGCCGTGATCCAGAAGGGCGATTTTCCCGAGAAGCTGGCCCAGGCCGGGCAGCCCAACAGCCTCTATTTGCCCCTGGCCGCCGACCCGGCCTTCCACAAGCCCCTGGAACCCACCCCGGTGGAGCGGCGCATCTACGGGGCCGAGGTCTCCTTCCTGGGCGCGGGCTACCCCAACCGCCGCCTGGCCTTCCGGGAGCTGATGGGCCATGGCCTGAAGATCTGGGGCTCGGACTGGGACGGCGACGAGGTCCTGGCCCCCCTGGTGCAGCGCGGGGGCGAGCGGGTGAGCCCCGAGGACGCCGTGAAGGTGTTCAACGCCACGGCCGTGAACCTGAACCTGCACTCCAGCGTGAGCGCCAAGGAACTGGTCTCGGGCGGCGATTTCGTGAACCCGCGCACCTTCGAGCTGGCCATGTGCGGGGCCTTTCAGCTGGTGGACCGCCGCGAGCTGCTGCCGGAGCTCTTCGGCCCGGACGAACTGGCCACCTTCGGGAGCATGGAGGAGCTGAAGGAGCGCCTGGAGCACTTCCTGCGCGCCCCGGAGGAGCGCAGGGCCTGGGCGGAGCGCGCTCGCGCCAGGGCGCTCAGGGATCACACCTATCAGGCGCGCATGCGAACGCTCCTGGCCTTCCTGGAGGAGCGCCTTGAGGGCTGGCCCGCCCCGCGAAACGAGGAATCGGCCCTGGACGCCCTGCCGGAGGCCTACGCCGGAAGGGCCCGGGAGCTGCTGGCCAGCCTGGGGCTCTCCGAGGACGTGCCCTTCAAGGATCTGGTCTGGGCGCTTCGCGCCAGGGCCGGGAAGCTGGACGCCGTGGAGACGGCCATTCTCTTTTTGGACGAATGGCGCAAGCAGTACGGGGGCAAGAAGGAATAG
- a CDS encoding glycosyltransferase family 9 protein, with translation MKPALVIQLARFGDLLQTKRLVLGLEAAGRVVHLLVDRSLDALARLVYPRAAVHALDAHSRPDPAAAERVLAELACVDFYRVHNLNHSGMSLAVSALFDPGVVRGHKLHQGQPLRDPWASMALRWTRNRRHGGVNLEDYWAAFALPMAAPEAVNPAPEGRGGGLGVVLAGRESRRSLPPDVLAGVVQAVLPAVTGEDILLLGTAAERPAAKALASLLPPKLAARVQDLTGRTSLTELAGRVEGLDRVLTPDTGAMHLAAHLGVPVTAFFLSSAWCHETGPYGPGHTVWQAVQPCSPCRESVPCPNGWACLEAFRRREFLRLVSGRLAGDPPPGLVGLRTGFDALGALCEPFAGTDGMEDGRARLRGFVARHLGLAGGRTLPPEPELAERLEEEPDWLLDKPQPLHELL, from the coding sequence ATGAAACCGGCCCTGGTGATCCAACTGGCGCGCTTCGGCGACCTGCTCCAGACCAAGCGCCTCGTGCTGGGCCTGGAGGCCGCCGGGCGCGTGGTCCACCTGCTGGTGGACCGCTCCCTGGACGCCCTGGCACGGCTGGTCTACCCGCGGGCTGCGGTGCACGCCCTGGACGCCCACTCCCGCCCGGACCCGGCCGCCGCGGAGCGCGTCCTGGCGGAACTGGCGTGCGTGGACTTTTACCGCGTCCACAACCTCAACCACTCGGGCATGAGCCTGGCCGTATCGGCCCTTTTCGACCCCGGCGTCGTGCGCGGCCACAAGCTCCACCAGGGCCAGCCCCTGCGCGATCCCTGGGCCTCCATGGCCCTGCGCTGGACCCGAAACCGCCGCCACGGCGGGGTGAACCTGGAAGATTATTGGGCCGCCTTCGCCCTGCCCATGGCCGCTCCCGAGGCCGTGAACCCCGCGCCCGAGGGGCGGGGAGGGGGGCTGGGCGTGGTGCTGGCCGGGCGCGAATCTCGACGCTCCCTGCCGCCCGACGTCCTGGCCGGTGTAGTGCAGGCCGTGCTGCCCGCCGTGACCGGAGAGGACATCCTGCTGCTGGGCACCGCCGCCGAGCGTCCGGCGGCCAAGGCCCTGGCCTCCCTGCTGCCGCCGAAGCTGGCGGCGCGCGTCCAGGACCTCACGGGGCGCACCTCGCTCACGGAACTGGCTGGCCGCGTCGAGGGGCTGGACCGCGTGCTCACCCCGGACACCGGGGCCATGCACCTGGCCGCGCACCTGGGCGTGCCCGTGACGGCCTTCTTCCTCTCCTCGGCCTGGTGCCACGAGACGGGTCCCTACGGCCCCGGGCACACGGTCTGGCAGGCCGTGCAGCCCTGCTCGCCCTGCCGGGAGTCCGTCCCGTGCCCCAACGGCTGGGCCTGCCTGGAGGCCTTCCGCCGCCGGGAGTTCCTGCGCCTCGTCTCGGGCAGGCTCGCGGGCGATCCGCCGCCCGGGCTCGTGGGCTTGCGCACGGGCTTCGACGCCCTGGGCGCGCTCTGCGAGCCCTTCGCGGGCACGGACGGCATGGAGGACGGGCGCGCGCGGCTGCGCGGCTTCGTGGCCCGCCACCTGGGCCTTGCGGGAGGTCGGACGCTGCCTCCCGAGCCCGAACTGGCCGAGCGCCTGGAAGAGGAGCCTGACTGGCTGCTGGACAAACCTCAACCGTTACATGAGCTTTTATGA
- a CDS encoding precorrin-2 dehydrogenase/sirohydrochlorin ferrochelatase family protein has protein sequence MRYYPLFADLSRKRCLVVGAGEVGQRKIGALASCGASEILVLDTREPDASMGEVLALPGVSFEQRSFKDEDLDGRFLVIASTSDEELNWRISRACEARGILCNIVDQPEKCSFIVPALFTQGDLTVAISTGGASPALARKIRKGLGEFLGTEYGAALLLMSRLRPLVLELGLGSPRNGAIFRGLVDSGLLEALEARDQATAADLLERHIPTQLAPRIPELLDGLC, from the coding sequence ATGCGATATTATCCACTCTTCGCGGACCTCTCCCGCAAGCGCTGCCTCGTGGTCGGCGCCGGCGAGGTGGGGCAGCGCAAAATCGGCGCGTTGGCCTCCTGCGGGGCCAGCGAGATCCTCGTGCTGGACACGCGCGAGCCCGACGCCTCCATGGGCGAGGTGCTCGCCCTGCCCGGCGTCTCCTTCGAGCAACGCTCCTTCAAGGACGAGGACCTGGACGGCCGCTTCCTGGTGATCGCCTCCACGTCCGACGAGGAGCTCAACTGGCGCATCAGCCGCGCCTGCGAGGCCAGGGGCATCCTCTGCAACATCGTGGACCAGCCCGAGAAGTGCAGCTTCATCGTGCCGGCCCTCTTCACCCAGGGTGACCTCACGGTGGCCATCTCCACCGGGGGGGCCTCCCCGGCCCTGGCGCGCAAGATCCGCAAGGGCCTGGGCGAGTTCCTGGGCACGGAATACGGTGCGGCGCTCCTGCTCATGAGCAGGCTGCGCCCCCTGGTGCTGGAACTGGGGCTCGGCTCGCCGCGCAACGGGGCCATCTTCCGGGGCCTGGTGGACTCCGGCCTTCTGGAGGCCCTGGAGGCCAGGGACCAGGCCACGGCCGCCGACCTGTTGGAACGGCACATTCCGACGCAGCTTGCCCCCCGCATCCCGGAGCTCCTGGATGGACTTTGCTGA